A genomic window from Chrysoperla carnea chromosome 3, inChrCarn1.1, whole genome shotgun sequence includes:
- the LOC123295409 gene encoding putative carbonic anhydrase 3 isoform X1, translated as MNSINYKIYLKLLYFAQIVSSQHWSYELQDNWGEDYYQCFGEKQSPITINTDEVIQEYFPAVEFVGYRNVLEKSYFVNNGHSVKLQLEPDEIKPYIFGGKLNGVYELDSLHFHWGHSNNNGSEHRINQIHYPMEMHFVHRNQKYATLDESMSYPDGIAVVAVLCNAVMDRNPKLNILIDHIMHLKKFNSSISVYLPLVLQSLLPTDINKFFTYEGSLTTPPCSESVTWIVFPETVDISHGQLAFFRKLQQMNKKRMVDNFRNLQKLNSRHITLRSLPTRRSTFSFNRRFYPTYTRHKSSRFQIVPIF; from the exons ATGAACagtataaactataaaatttatttaaaattattatattttg CTCAAATCGTATCATCACAACATTGGTCCTATGAATTACAAGATAATTGGGGCGAGGATTATTACCAGTGCTTTGGTGAAAAACAATCACCCATAACTATAAATACCGATGAAGTGATTCAAGAATATTTTCCAGCAGTGGAGTTTGTTGGTTATCGAAATGTATTAGAAAAATCATACTTTGTCAATAATGGACATTCAG taaaattacaaCTAGAACCCGATGAAATTAAACCATATATATTTGGAGGAAAACTTAATGGTGTCTACGAATTAGATAGTTTACATTTTCATTGGGGTCATTCAAATAATAACGGAAGCGAACATCGTATCAACCAAATACACTATCCAATGGAAATGCATTTTGTGCATCGTAACCAGAAGTATGCGACCCTAGATGAGAGTATGTCATATCCGGATGGAATAGCTGTTGTTGCGGTTCTCTGTAAT GCTGTGATGGACAGaaatccaaaattaaatatattaatagatCATATaatgcatttgaaaaaatttaattcatctaTTAGTGTTTATTTACCACTTGTTTTGCAGTCGTTGTTACCAAccgatattaataaattttttacttatgaAGGATCTTTAACAACGCCTCCATGTTCAGAATCAGTCACTTGGATCGTTTTCCCTGAAACAGTCGATATTTCTCATGGACAA cttgcattttttcgaaaattacaaCAGATGAATAAAAAGCGAATGGTagataattttagaaatttacaaaaattaaatagccGACACATCACTCTTCGAAGTTTACCAACTAGAAGATCAACATTTTCTTTCAATAGGAGATTCTATCCGACTTACACTAGACACAAATCTTCTAGATTTCAAATTGttccaattttttaa
- the LOC123295409 gene encoding carbonic anhydrase 2-like isoform X2, whose protein sequence is MNSINYKIYLKLLYFAQIVSSQHWSYELQDNWGEDYYQCFGEKQSPITINTDEVIQEYFPAVEFVGYRNVLEKSYFVNNGHSVKLQLEPDEIKPYIFGGKLNGVYELDSLHFHWGHSNNNGSEHRINQIHYPMEMHFVHRNQKYATLDESMSYPDGIAVVAVLCNAVMDRNPKLNILIDHIMHLKKFNSSISVYLPLVLQSLLPTDINKFFTYEGSLTTPPCSESVTWIVFPETVDISHGQIFIFSLHFFENYNR, encoded by the exons ATGAACagtataaactataaaatttatttaaaattattatattttg CTCAAATCGTATCATCACAACATTGGTCCTATGAATTACAAGATAATTGGGGCGAGGATTATTACCAGTGCTTTGGTGAAAAACAATCACCCATAACTATAAATACCGATGAAGTGATTCAAGAATATTTTCCAGCAGTGGAGTTTGTTGGTTATCGAAATGTATTAGAAAAATCATACTTTGTCAATAATGGACATTCAG taaaattacaaCTAGAACCCGATGAAATTAAACCATATATATTTGGAGGAAAACTTAATGGTGTCTACGAATTAGATAGTTTACATTTTCATTGGGGTCATTCAAATAATAACGGAAGCGAACATCGTATCAACCAAATACACTATCCAATGGAAATGCATTTTGTGCATCGTAACCAGAAGTATGCGACCCTAGATGAGAGTATGTCATATCCGGATGGAATAGCTGTTGTTGCGGTTCTCTGTAAT GCTGTGATGGACAGaaatccaaaattaaatatattaatagatCATATaatgcatttgaaaaaatttaattcatctaTTAGTGTTTATTTACCACTTGTTTTGCAGTCGTTGTTACCAAccgatattaataaattttttacttatgaAGGATCTTTAACAACGCCTCCATGTTCAGAATCAGTCACTTGGATCGTTTTCCCTGAAACAGTCGATATTTCTCATGGACAA atttttatttttagcttgcattttttcgaaaattacaaCAGATGA